The Bartonella sp. HY328 genome contains the following window.
ACGCAACAAAAGCAACATTACCTTGTTGCTTATTTTAATTTGAAATTATTTTTGGAAAATATTGAGCCAAGCTTTAGCGCACTTTTATTAATTCTATAAGAAAGCCTGATGGGCTAACTTTGTTTATCAAGTTTTCTAAATTTATCAGTAAGGAAATAAAATGGTTGATCATAAAACGCATGGCCAAAAAATCAAAATAATTGACGTAGAAAAGCTTGATGAACAAGATGATAATGAGAACGGTCCTGTTGATACGGTTGATATCTTTGATGAAGTGACAGAGGGAGGCACACCAAGACAACAAAGACAGCGACATCAATATCTAGATGATATTGACAATCCTCTTGATAATGAAGACGCAGATATCATAAGCGAAAATATGTATGAAAGCGAGCCAGACCAAAATGAAGAAGAATAAGCTTCTTTTTGATTTAATATCCAACAGATTAAATAAAACTCGATAGTTTAGCTTATTGCGCCCCCACGAGCCGAGGTAGGGGCGCTATAATGTTATTCTACTGGAACAATCTTACCAGATTCCCATTTGTAGAGAGAAAATGTTTTCGATGTCATATCCCCACGTTCACCATAGGTAATTTCACCAATGGCCGTTGGAATTTTCTCACCAGAATGAAGAACCTCAGCAACAGCTTGTGCATCATCTGGACTTCCAGCTTTTTCAATACCAAAAGCAATCACTTGCACAGCAGCATAGCCATTCATTGTGAAGGCTTCAGCAGGGATATTATTGGCACTGAGCGCTTCTAGTGCTTCTTTTGCCAAAGGATTTTTCGATGAATCTGCAGGATTTGTGAAAATTGTGCCCTCAACTGCATCTCCAGCAATTGTTCCTAATTCGGACGTATTAAGGCCATCACCACCAATCATGATCGCCTTCACGCCTTGTTCACGCATTTGGCGCAAAAGAAGACCTGCCTCTGGGTGGTAACCACCAAAGTAAACATAATCAATATTATCAGATTTCAAACGGCTCACAATAACATTGTAATCGCGCTCACCAGGCGTAATTGAACCATAATAGGCTTCTTTTTCACCGCCATCATTTAAAGTTTTCTTAAATGCATCTGCAAGACCTTTGCCGTAAGTGGCTTTATCATGGATAATTGCAATATTCTTTCCCTTCCAATGAGCCAGTGCATATTGCGCAGCAAAATCTGCTTGCTGGTCGTCACGGCCTATTGTTCTAAATACATTCCACATATTACGTGCGGATAGCTCAGGGGTTGTTGATGACGGTGTTACCATCAAAATATCATTATTTTGTAGAATAGTTGAAACTGGCATTGCCGAGTTAGAGGTTACTGGTCCGACAACATAAAGAATACCTTCACCAGCAATTTGATTGGCAACTGAAATACCTTGCTTGGGCTCTGCCGCATCATCAAAAATCTTCAAAACAAGCTTTTCGCCGTTGACGCCACCATTTTTATTAATTTCATCAATCGCAATACGAGTACCATTGCTCGCCTGTACACCGTAAGCGGCAACTGAGCCCGTTACAGGCCCGATGAAGCCGATGGTAATGTCCGCAGATGCATTTGTCGCAAAAAAACAACTGGAAAGAAGAGCAGCAGAAAAAATGGATTTCATAGATAAGCGCATATATGATACTCCCAGATCAAAACATAAATTTATAGGATATGCTATTATGAATTAAGGATAAAGCATAGGAAAGTTTATAAAACAGATTTTATGTGATTTAAAGCCTTATAGCCAATTTAATGTTAAATTAGAAAAATTGAAAAATCGCATTATAAAAGTAAATAAATTACGCGAAATGCAACCACAACGCACCAACTTCAAACATTTTTTCAACAAAGGAAGCTTGGTTTTGAGTTTCCAAGCCGATATACATCCTAAGGGGTAGAAAATATCCAATCATCTACCCGACCATTAGCCATGAATGTAAATTAAGCTACATCCTCTTGCAGCACTTCTTTAACGGCGGTTGCTAACTGTTTCAATGAAAACGGTTTAGGTAAAAATGTAAAATTAGCACCTTCTGGCAAATTTTTAGCAAAAGCATCTTCTGCATAACCTGATACAAAGATAAATTTAATATAAGGATATTTCTTTTGTAGTACTCGCAATAAACTTGGACCATCCATCTCTGGCATAACCACATCCGAAACGACTATATCAATTTCACCGTTACATTCTTCGATAACTTCAAGAGCTTCAACACCGCTTGCTGCTTCATAAACAGTATAGCCACGCGATTGTAATGCTTTAACACCGCCCTTGCGTACAGCATCCTCATCCTCAACTAATAATACAGTGGCCGAGCCGGAAAGATCGACAGATTTATGCTCTATAGCCTTAACTTCAAGCTTTTTGGGTTCTTCATCTACGCCTATTGCTGGAATATAACGCGGTAACAAAATACTAAATTTGGTACCAACACCGATTTGGGATGAGCAAAAAACATAGCCGCCCGTTTGGCTAATAATACCGTAAACCATTGATAAGCCAAGGCCTGTACCCTTGCCAAGCTCTTTTGTCGTGAAAAAGGGATCAAAAATCTTCTCTAAAATTTCACTAGGAATTCCTGTTCCTGTATCGCTAATTTCGATAAGAACATAATCTTGCTCAAGCGGTGTTGGGCGCTCATATGGAAATAATTGTGAAGCCGGTAAATTAGCGGTTTTAATAGTTAAAAGCCCACCGTCGGGCATGGCATCCCGCGCATTGGTTGTAAGGTTCATAAAAACCCGCTCCAACTCGGCTAGGTCACCTTTTACCGGCCAAATATCACGCCCATGCTCGATCACTAATTTAATGCTGGTACCAATAAGCCTGTCGCCCAGCAATCTAAAATCCGATAAAACATCGGTCAAATCAAGTACTTCAGGGCGCAAAGTTTGGCGACGAGAGAATGCTAAAAGCTTTTGGACTAATGCCGCCGCACGGTCAGCATTATTTTTAATATTCATAATATCAGGGTGCGATGGATCTGAGCTGCGATGGCTAAGCAATAACAGGTCACAGGACATCGTGATCGCGGTAAGCACATTATTAAAATCATGGGCAATACCACCAGCTAATTGTCCGACAGCTTGCATTTTTTGACCATGTTCAACTTGTTGCTCTAAGGCGCGTTGCTCGGCAATTTCTACAACAGAAACAATTAGTAAAGGTTCGCTACCATTGGTGGTTATCGGCAATTGACTAAAATACAGCCGAATATACCCATCTTCACGATTCACCAATGAAGTATCAAGATAGGCAATATTTTTTGCACCAGAAAACGAGTTGGTTAAAATTTGCTCTAAACGGATATGATCACGCGGATGAATAAGGTTCGCAAGGTTCTTTACCATGCTATCATCACTGCTTATCGAGATGGATTTTATAAACTCTTGATTATGATTGATTATTTCACCATGAGATCCAACTAAAGCCATTGCGATTGGATTTGCGTCAAAAACATCCAGTGATTGGCCACTCATATAAGAAAGATTTTGTGACTCTTTTACTAGACCTAGCGATCGTGTAATATCATTTTTTTGATCTGCGCGTAATAATAGAAGTGCCCTTCTATCTTCACCAGTAATAGCACCAGTCATAGCGGCCATATACATAGTTACTTCGATAGGCGAAGCAGAGGCATAAGATAGCTCTAAATCAAAAACAAGGTTCTTTGTGTTGTTGCCCGCAATTGCTTTATTGATGTGAGCAAAACTCTCTGCACCAATAAAATTAATAAAATTAAAATCTTGCAATGGAAATTGTGCAATATCAACAGCCAACCATTCGGCAAGCGTTGTATTCATATATTTTATTTGTCCATCATCACTAAACGATATAAAGCCGGCAGGCGAGTTATCAAGGTGATAGATCGCTTCTTGCAAATCCTCAAATAGGCTTTCTTGCCGATCACGCAATTCAGTAAAATCAGCAATATTCCAAATAATAAAACGCTCGCCCTCTACCTCCATAGGGCTTACATTAACTCCATAAACAAAACTTTTACTATGCTCACCTATTTTAGCCAAACCGCCAGGAATGCGTAATTCTTCATAAGCATTATTATCACTTTGAGCAGCAAGGTTTAGCTTATATATTATCTGTGCGGCCTTTTCATTTTTACTAAACAAGACTTCAGGTGTATAAGACTTTTCTCCAGCTAATTGTCTATAGGCAGAATTCATATAACGAATAGTGCCTGTGCTATCAGTAATGACAACTGCATCAGGCATATGATCAAGCATTTTCACAACAGAACTTTTGCGCGGGTCAGCTGTCGTGAAACGACATACTCCTAAAGTAGTACACAGTAAAAAAAATAGACCAATTGCTGAAAAACCACATAAAACTGCTAGTAGAATTTGCGGGTCAAGCTTCATCTGATATGCATAGTAGGCACTCGCACAACCACCTATGATAAGGAATACAGATATGACCCTACCAAATATCGCCCAACTATTTTTACCGTGATCTTCAGATGGCCCGTTAGCATTTTCATCCCGCGACATCATATAACCCTTTTACTCAAAACGCACATATATTTTATTCTGTTCAACCACAATGCAGCCAATGGTGCAAATCCAGATTGCTAATATAACAGCTTTAAAAAGAAAATGGCTGTGGATGCTTATTGAATAAAAGCATTTTTTTCCATTTCCATCTGTTAAGCTTTCCTTTATTATGTCAAAACCATTAATAAATTTATTTTCTTTATCGGGTTTTGATTTTAATCATCAGGGGGCCCGCGGTTTTAAGGACGGAGAATGGACATGAATGCTTGGCTGACTACACAGATAGGCGCTGAGGCTGCCCAAATTGTCAGCTATGCAGCGTATTTTGTTGCTGCTATCATAGTTTTATGGGTAATCATTTTAATTATAAAACGCATTACGCGGGGTACCTATGTTGTAGGCGGAAAAGATCGTGAAGCTCGATTATCCGTTCGCGACGCAGCTCCTATTGATAGCAAAAGAAGGCTCGTTCTTATAAAGAGAGATAATATTGAACATTTGATCCTTATTGGCGGTCCAACAGATATTGTCATCGAAACCAATATTTCTAAACTTCCATTAGCTGACAATAACTCAATTGGGGATTTAAGTATTACTTCAACCAACAATGAGCAGAATCAGGGATTAGGTGATATTTTCCCAACTGCATCCCTATCAACGAACATAGCAGCAACGACTACTGCACCGTCTAGTATGGTGACAACGACTGCGGCGCAGTTAGATTCTTCCATAGCCCCTCAAGAAAATCTAAATATTGCAGAATTCAACAATGTGGACGCAGGTACAGTCAGCCATATTGAGCAATTGCAGGACACGCTGCATAACGGTAACTTAAATACCTCCATAGATTATGTCGCGGATGAGCCAAAAGTCGCAAGGGCACCGCAATCTGATTCGAATTCAGTTTTTGATGTGGCAACATACAAACGCGATGACATTGAAAAACAAACTTCGCCAGAATATGATAGTGGAAACACTGAAAAAACATCACCTACTGTGCCGGATGAAGAACGCTTTGAAGCTGAAAATATTGCGTTTAATGATGGCCCAACAAGGATCAATCCGCACAATCAAGATCTTAGTGAAGAAAATCATGAAACGGCTATGGTTGTCGTTCACGACGACCAAATTCACAACGATGAAACAGCAATAGAAGCAACAGATATACAAGGTACAAATTCAGCCTCGCAAGAGCCATCTCTAGATAAATCTTCTTCTAAAGATGATTCTGACTTAGATATGTCTTCATCTAACAAATCTAATGCTGATTTCGGCTTTGAACAGCCATTTAAATCTGTAGAAACAGCTCAAAATACATTTAAAACAGAACAAAATAATTCAAAAAGGGTAAGTGGTTTCACTCAAAGGGATTCTTTTTCACTGGGAAGCTCATCGTTAAAAGGCAACTCACAGCGCTCCATTAACCAAGAGAATAATGATCGCCTATCACGACAGGCTGCACCTCAAGAAACCTCAAAACAACAAGTCCAAGACAATCCATTTAGAGCTCCAAAGCCGATAAATCCTTATAAAGTTATGAAAGCCGCAGGTGCATTTGGTAATAGTAACGTTAACTTTAATGCAACAATTAGCAACGCGCCTCTTAGTAAGAGCAATGCGTCAAATGATAAAAGCAAGTTATCAGCCACAAATAATGAACGATTTGGTGATCAACAGGTGCATCCAACCATAAGCCCTGTAAAAAGAACGGAAGCTGCAACACTTTTAGAAAAAAGTGAAGAGAACCTAAAAGACGAAGCTCCAAAACTTAAAAACGATAATAACTTGGCTGTGGCTGCAAAGGATTCTCAACCACTAAAACAGATGGAACCGCAAGCGGTACGTTCAGATAGTGAGTTGAATGGTAGCACATTGAAATATCAAAGTGTTTTGGGTGAAACAGCTATCAACAAGGGAAGCAATGCTCCTAGCACTAAAACATCTGCGCAAGATAATCAGCCTCAAAAAGGCTTTGTGCCAACAGAAAAGTCAAGGCCTGCGCAGGAACGTCCTGTGGCGCAGCGCAGTGTCCCTCAAGGAATGTTACGACCACCGCTTATGGCCAAGCCACGCAATGCAGCGGTAACCGCGATGAACAAGCAATCTAAACCAGTTACTGGCTTGGATAACGCAAAAAATTCGCAACAAACCACAAATATTACTGAGAACAAAAGTCAAACAGTAACTGATAACAACACCGACACGAAAAAACCTAGTTTTATCAACGAAAATAAAGCCGTTGAGAATGAGCATAATGTTGATGCAATGCAGCAGGCAAAAAAAGAATCCGCAAAGGGCAAGGCTACAAATTTGCAGAAGTTTTCATTGCAGCTTCTTGAACCACAACATATTCTTGATAAGCCTAACCGCAATGAACAAATGACAGATGTTAAAATTCAACAAAGTTCCTCAACCACTTCAGATGAGGAAGACTTTGACCGCCGATTAAAAAACGAACTTGAACAACCGGTAAAAAAATAGGATCCTATTGACCGCGCATTGCATCAAGATTTAAGGAAAATCTATTTATTTACATCATGATCCGATTTGCAAATTTGCAAATCGGATTTTTATTTCATCTAAAGCGATATTTCAGTGATTTAAAGCGTTTTCTCTCTGTACAGGAAAGTAATATTCAACACTTTAAGTAATGTTTTACGGTCATACGGCTACCGATTCAAAAACCCCTCAATACGATTTAAGGCGATTGCCACGCGGTTCGGATCGCCTGCATAAGAAAAACGTAGAGACCGATGCCCCTCAATCGGATCAAAATCCTGTCCCGGCGTTACTGCAACAAATGTTTCGGATAATATTTTTTTGGCCAACGTCATGCTATCATTGCTAAATTTTGAACAATCACAATAAGCATAAAATGCGCCATCTAACGGCGCTAAGAGGCTTAGCCCTATACGAGGTAAACTATACGCAAGCAAATCACGACTCAATTGATATTGAGCTTTTACTCGCTCAAGCTCCTCAGTTGCATCAAAGGCTGCTATAGCTGCTTTTTGCGATAGCTCGGGAGGTGAAATATAAAGGCTTTGCGCAATTCGCTCAATTGAACGCACGGCATTTTTTGGTAAAACCATCCAACCGATACGCCATCCAGTCATACAATAATATTTTGAAAATGAATTAATAATAGTTACATTATCACTATATGATAAGGCTGTAATATCGGGACCTGAATAATTTAAACGATGATAAATCTCGTCCGATATAATATGGATATTATTGTCAGAAGCAGCATTTACAATCTGAATCAATTGCTCTGCATTTAATGAAGCTCCCGTCGGATTAGCTGGAGAGGCAAATAATACTGCTTTTAAAGGCGTTCTTTTATGGGCTTCCAACAGCGCATCAACTGTTAGTACACCACCATTATTTTTATCAACTTCAATTTCTATAACATTAATGCCTAATGCCTTCATTATATTGCGATAAGCTGGATAACCTGGACGTGTAATAGCCACATTATCCCCCACATCAAAATAACTTAAAAATGCCAAGTTAAATGCCGCAGACGAACCCGTGGTAATAGCAATACGTTCAAAACCGATTTCAATTCCATGATGGATAAAATAATAATGGGCTATTGCTTCACGTAGGGCTTTAAGCCCCAATGAATCCGTATAGCCAATGTGACCATCCATCAACGCCGCGTGTGCTGCTTCCAAGACTGCTTTAGGTGCAGGTGCTGATGGTTGTCCAACAGCCAAAGATATAACATCATTGCCCTGCCCTTTTAGATGATTAGCAGCAGCAAGAATATCCATAGCGTAAAATGGCTCGACATCGCCGCGGTTTGAAAGAAATTGCAATTTCGCTCTCCAACTCTTTTAATATTTAATATAATTATAAGTAAAACGATAGAAATCATTTTATAAGTTCAATAAATGGCCTCATTTTTAAATGAACTATATCCGGTATTATTTTTTATAAAAAAAACATATAAAGTAATAATTCCTATATCCAGAACCTAATACGTCAAATAAAATTGTGCAATAAACCGCAAAACATCGGAATAAGAAAACGACAATTAGTTGGTATACTCATTTGAGCTTTATGACCCCGCTTTTGTGTACTATCAAGATACAGTTAAATCTCGCAACAACTTTGTCCAAGAGCTTTGAAAATATTGTTTTTTCCCAACGATTCTTCGCAAATTAAACTTTTGCGTTGCCAAACAAATTTTCTCATATTATTTCATTTAAATTAATAGGTCCTGCCTTAAGGCAATTCTGTATTGCCCTATAATTGCCCGATTAATATGACCTTGATTGATAAAGTAAATCTTAATTTGTCTAAACCATCAGCTATTATAAAACGTAAATTTTATATCCAGCTGTTTTATGAGGTTTTCCCATTTATGAATACAGCAAAGAACAGTCAGTATAAACTTCGCAAAAAGTTTGACATAGCTTATTTTTTATCAATGAATAACTACTATTTTAAATATTTGAAATCATTACTCTCTTTAAATTTGCTATTAGCAATTTCATTAATTTTGGGTAATTTCTCAACAAATGCTTCGGCGCAAGGCCGTACTATCGCGTTGGTAAGAGACGCTGAAATTGAAGCTCTAGTAAGGGATTATGCTCGCCCACTATTACGCGCTGCAGGACTTCGTTCGGATGTAGAAGTCATTCTTGTCAACGATAGGAGTTTTAATGCTTTTGTTGACGGTGCGCGCATTTTTATTAATGTCGGTGCTTTAATGCAATCAGAAACACCTAATGAAATCATTGGTGTTATAGCTCACGAAATTGGTCATCTTGCTGGTGGTCACCAACATCGTCTACGCGAACAAATGAAACGTGCACAAACAATGGCTGTGATTGGCATGTTGTTGGGTATTGGCGCCGGCGTTGCGGGTAGCTCGACTGGTAATAGCGATGCAGGCGCCGCTGGCAGTGCCATAGCTATGGGCAGTAGCGATATTGCTATGCGTACTCTTATGGCTTATCAACGCGGTGAAGAAAGCGCAGCCGATCGCTCAGCGATCAACTACCTCAACAAGACGCAGCAATCGGCAAAAGGGATGCTTACTACTTTTGACCGGTTAGGCCGTTCACTTAATTTATCAGGATCGCGAATTGATCCTTACCGTAGCAGCCATCCATTGCCACCCGAACGCGTCGCAGCTATTCAAACATTAGCTAAACAAAGCCCTTACTTTGAAAAGAAAGATCCAACAGATTTGCAGCTTCGCCACGACATGGCAAGGGCAAAAATAGCTGGCAATATGGGGCGGACTTCGGAATTGCGTCGCATGTTTGCGGCTAATCCCCGCTCTTTGCCAGCTCGCTACGGTGATACTATCATTGCCGTTGCCAATGCCCGTCCTCAAGAGGGTATAACAAAAGCTAAAGCATTATTAAAAGAGCAACCGCAAAACGCCTATTTTCAAGAATTATTAGGCGATGCACTGTTGCGCGCCAATGATGCGCAAGGAGCCGCCGAAGCCTATAAGCGCGCAAGTTCACTGGATAAAAATCACTCTAGCCTATTACGTATCAATTATGGACGAGCCTTGCTCGCAACCAACAAGCCAAGTAATCTTACGCTTGCAGTTAGTGAAATTAAAGCTGGTTTGCGTAACGAACCTTCTTTCGCTTCAGGCTATGGTGTTTTAGCACAGGCTTATGGCCGACAAGGGCAAACTGGGCTGGCTGATCTTGCTACTGCTGACATGTATTATTATGGCAGCGAATATAAACAAGCTAGAATTTTTGCAGTGCGCGCGCAACGCGGCCTTAAACCCAATTCTGCAGAATGGTTAAGGGCACAGGATATTTTAACTTCGACCGAAAATCGTAAGGATAAAGACAAATAGTTTTTATTTGTCAAAGGCACGTAGATTTGCTTTATTGTTCAAAAGGTTTAAATAAACGAAATTAAAATAATCGCAATAAATGCTGCTTGAAAAACCGCTCATCCAAATTATAAGGGACGCACTAGATTATGAATAAGGCACTAAAGCAATTAAAATCAAAGGGAATTATAAGCCTCACAATTCTTGGGTCCTTTGTTTTAACTAGTCTCTCACCTGCCATGGCTGAGGGCGCATTGCAGAAATCTGAACTTGCTGCAATTAAAAAAGAAATTCTATCTGATCCATTATTTTTAAGCCATTTACGCGATAAACTATCAGCGAATACTATGGATGATGATCATATTCGCAGTGTTGTAAAAAAGTATCTTATTGAAAACCCTGAGGTAATGTTGGAAGTTCAACAGGCTTTGATCGCGAAACAATCGGATAGCGCGAAGGAACGCGCACCTGAAGTAACTGCAAAAATCATAAATTCTAATTTTGAAAAAATATTCAAGTCACCCGATGACATTGTCCTTGGCAATCCTGATGGTGACGTTACTATTGTTGAATTTTATGATTATAATTGTGGTTATTGTAAACGCTCTTTCGAAGAAGTTCAAAAGCTTTTGCAACAAGATAAAAATATACGCTTTGTGATGAAAGATTTACCGATTTTAGGAAATGATTCTGTCCAAGCACATCTTGTTGGACAAGTCATGCGGCAAAAATATCCTGAGAAATATCAAGAATTCCATTTAAAAATGATGAAACTTGAAGCCAAAGCAAGCGAACAAAGCGCACTCGACGTTGCAAAATCATTAGGTGCAAATATTGATGAAATTCAAACATTAATTAGTGGGGCTACACCTGCCGAACCGTTAATCAACAATGGAGAGATTGCAGCCCAACTGGGCATCAATTTTACGCCTTGCTTTGTTATTGGAGATCAGCTGATTATGGGTGCTACCGATGAGGACACCTTGGAAGCTATCGTTTCAGAAATTAGAGCGAACGCTAAAAAGGGATAAATCAAAATTTTAACTGTGCCATGAATTCTATTTGAAAAAATTCATGGCATTTTTTACAAAATTGAAATTCATTTCCAATATATTAGCGTAAATTACTTAAACAAGATCATGCATTATTGATCGATTATCGCGATAATTGGGTAGCTCTATTTAAAACGGCGATCAATATCTTGATGGAATTATTACACTTTGCCTATTGACGAAAATTCAAATAAATAGCTATTAAAGTGTTTATAGAACGCATATTTTGCGCAAAAACACAAAATACGAATAAAAGCACAAGAAAAATTGAATTTTTGCTTTTTCTTGTTATCAATTCCCTCTATAAGGCGATTTATATATTTTGCTGCCAAGTGGCATCATAGGGCACTGGATTATACAGTCCCTATAGCAAGGAGCTTAGATAAAAATGACAACAGATAAAAAGACCGGCTTTAACACAGATCTTATTCGTGATTTGGCTGAAATTTTGAATGATACCAATCTTTCAGATATTGAAGTTGAGCAGGATGATTTACGCATTCGCGTTTCGAGAACTATCGGTGGTGGCATCGCCGCCCAGCCAGTTTATGCCGCACCCGTAAGTGCACCTGCCATGGTAACAGCCCAAGTTGCTAGCGCACCAGCTGTAGAAACGGCAAGCAAAAATGCAGTTCCCTCACCAATGGTTGGCACGGCTTATCTTTCCCCTGCCCCAGGCGCGCGCGCATTTGTTGAGGTTGGTCAACAGGTTAGCGAAGGCCAGACTTTGCTTATAGTTGAAGCAATGAAAACCATGAATCCGATTTCATCACCTCGTGCTGGAACAGTAAAGGCAATTTTGGTTGAAGATGCACAGCCAGTTGAATTTGGTGAGCCTTTAGTTGTTGTTGAATAAGTAGGCGTATAGTAATGATCAAGAAAATCCTTATAGCAAATCGTGGCGAAATTGCACTTCGCGTTCTAAGGGCCTGTAAAGAGCTTGATATAAAAACCGTAGCAGTCCATTCTACTGCCGACGCCGATGCTATGCATGTTCGTCTTGCTGATGAAAGTGTCTGTATTGGGCCCGCTCCTTCACGCGATAGCTACCTTAACATGCATCAAATTGTTGCTGCATGTGAAATAACCGGTGCAGATGCTATCCATCCAGGCTATGGTTTTTTATCTGAAAACGCCAAATTTGCAGAGATTCTTGAAGCTCACGCTATTACTTTTATTGGCCCTACCTCGGCCCATATTCGTATTATGGGTGATAAGATTGAAGCTAAGAAAACCGCAAAACGCCTTGGCATCCCAGTAGTTCCTGGCTCTGATGGTGCTGTAACTGAAGATGCTGAGGCAATGCGTATTGCACATGAAATTGGCTTCCCGGTCATCATAAAGGCATCAGCTGGCGGTGGTGGACGTGGCATGAAGGTTGCGCGCAACGCTGATGAGCTATCAATTGCACTTTCAACAGCACGTACCGAAGCGGGTGCAGCTTTTGGTGACGACGCGGTTTACATTGAAAAATATCTTGAAAAGCCCCGCCATATTGAAGTTCAAGTTATGGGCGATGGCGCAGGAAATGCAATTCACCTTGGAGAACGCGATTGTTCGTTGCAACGGCGCCATCAAAAGGTTTGGGAAGAAGCAACCTCACCTGCATTAGATGATGAAGCCCGTCAAAAAATTGGTAATATCGTTGCCAAAGCCTGTGCTGGTCTTGGTTATCGCGGTGCTGGCACTATCGAGTTCCTATATGAAAATGGTGAGTTTTATTTCATTGAGATGAATACGCGCTTACAAGTGGAACATCCAGTTACCGAAGCAATCACGGGTATAGACCTCGTACATGAACAAATTCGCGTTGCATCAGGTAATGGTTTATCGGTCACCCAAAATGAAGTTCGTTTTTCAGGTCATGCGATTGAATGCCGTATT
Protein-coding sequences here:
- a CDS encoding PAS domain-containing sensor histidine kinase produces the protein MSRDENANGPSEDHGKNSWAIFGRVISVFLIIGGCASAYYAYQMKLDPQILLAVLCGFSAIGLFFLLCTTLGVCRFTTADPRKSSVVKMLDHMPDAVVITDSTGTIRYMNSAYRQLAGEKSYTPEVLFSKNEKAAQIIYKLNLAAQSDNNAYEELRIPGGLAKIGEHSKSFVYGVNVSPMEVEGERFIIWNIADFTELRDRQESLFEDLQEAIYHLDNSPAGFISFSDDGQIKYMNTTLAEWLAVDIAQFPLQDFNFINFIGAESFAHINKAIAGNNTKNLVFDLELSYASASPIEVTMYMAAMTGAITGEDRRALLLLRADQKNDITRSLGLVKESQNLSYMSGQSLDVFDANPIAMALVGSHGEIINHNQEFIKSISISSDDSMVKNLANLIHPRDHIRLEQILTNSFSGAKNIAYLDTSLVNREDGYIRLYFSQLPITTNGSEPLLIVSVVEIAEQRALEQQVEHGQKMQAVGQLAGGIAHDFNNVLTAITMSCDLLLLSHRSSDPSHPDIMNIKNNADRAAALVQKLLAFSRRQTLRPEVLDLTDVLSDFRLLGDRLIGTSIKLVIEHGRDIWPVKGDLAELERVFMNLTTNARDAMPDGGLLTIKTANLPASQLFPYERPTPLEQDYVLIEISDTGTGIPSEILEKIFDPFFTTKELGKGTGLGLSMVYGIISQTGGYVFCSSQIGVGTKFSILLPRYIPAIGVDEEPKKLEVKAIEHKSVDLSGSATVLLVEDEDAVRKGGVKALQSRGYTVYEAASGVEALEVIEECNGEIDIVVSDVVMPEMDGPSLLRVLQKKYPYIKFIFVSGYAEDAFAKNLPEGANFTFLPKPFSLKQLATAVKEVLQEDVA
- a CDS encoding branched-chain amino acid ABC transporter substrate-binding protein; translation: MRLSMKSIFSAALLSSCFFATNASADITIGFIGPVTGSVAAYGVQASNGTRIAIDEINKNGGVNGEKLVLKIFDDAAEPKQGISVANQIAGEGILYVVGPVTSNSAMPVSTILQNNDILMVTPSSTTPELSARNMWNVFRTIGRDDQQADFAAQYALAHWKGKNIAIIHDKATYGKGLADAFKKTLNDGGEKEAYYGSITPGERDYNVIVSRLKSDNIDYVYFGGYHPEAGLLLRQMREQGVKAIMIGGDGLNTSELGTIAGDAVEGTIFTNPADSSKNPLAKEALEALSANNIPAEAFTMNGYAAVQVIAFGIEKAGSPDDAQAVAEVLHSGEKIPTAIGEITYGERGDMTSKTFSLYKWESGKIVPVE
- a CDS encoding pyridoxal phosphate-dependent aminotransferase, which translates into the protein MQFLSNRGDVEPFYAMDILAAANHLKGQGNDVISLAVGQPSAPAPKAVLEAAHAALMDGHIGYTDSLGLKALREAIAHYYFIHHGIEIGFERIAITTGSSAAFNLAFLSYFDVGDNVAITRPGYPAYRNIMKALGINVIEIEVDKNNGGVLTVDALLEAHKRTPLKAVLFASPANPTGASLNAEQLIQIVNAASDNNIHIISDEIYHRLNYSGPDITALSYSDNVTIINSFSKYYCMTGWRIGWMVLPKNAVRSIERIAQSLYISPPELSQKAAIAAFDATEELERVKAQYQLSRDLLAYSLPRIGLSLLAPLDGAFYAYCDCSKFSNDSMTLAKKILSETFVAVTPGQDFDPIEGHRSLRFSYAGDPNRVAIALNRIEGFLNR
- a CDS encoding flagellar biosynthetic protein FliO; protein product: MDMNAWLTTQIGAEAAQIVSYAAYFVAAIIVLWVIILIIKRITRGTYVVGGKDREARLSVRDAAPIDSKRRLVLIKRDNIEHLILIGGPTDIVIETNISKLPLADNNSIGDLSITSTNNEQNQGLGDIFPTASLSTNIAATTTAPSSMVTTTAAQLDSSIAPQENLNIAEFNNVDAGTVSHIEQLQDTLHNGNLNTSIDYVADEPKVARAPQSDSNSVFDVATYKRDDIEKQTSPEYDSGNTEKTSPTVPDEERFEAENIAFNDGPTRINPHNQDLSEENHETAMVVVHDDQIHNDETAIEATDIQGTNSASQEPSLDKSSSKDDSDLDMSSSNKSNADFGFEQPFKSVETAQNTFKTEQNNSKRVSGFTQRDSFSLGSSSLKGNSQRSINQENNDRLSRQAAPQETSKQQVQDNPFRAPKPINPYKVMKAAGAFGNSNVNFNATISNAPLSKSNASNDKSKLSATNNERFGDQQVHPTISPVKRTEAATLLEKSEENLKDEAPKLKNDNNLAVAAKDSQPLKQMEPQAVRSDSELNGSTLKYQSVLGETAINKGSNAPSTKTSAQDNQPQKGFVPTEKSRPAQERPVAQRSVPQGMLRPPLMAKPRNAAVTAMNKQSKPVTGLDNAKNSQQTTNITENKSQTVTDNNTDTKKPSFINENKAVENEHNVDAMQQAKKESAKGKATNLQKFSLQLLEPQHILDKPNRNEQMTDVKIQQSSSTTSDEEDFDRRLKNELEQPVKK